The genomic region CAGTCTGAGTCGGGTTTTGACTTGCTTTATCAAGGCTCGTGTATATTATGGACCGCCGTAATTCCTGAGGGTGAAAAGGAATTTGATTTCAAGATAACATTAGAATTCAACTAAAACCCGCCTACGCTAAAAGCTTCGGCGTGGCAAGGAGAGAGAAAATGCCTGAACTAAGAAAAGATCCGATCGTTGGGAGGTGGGTGATCATCTCAACGGAAAGGGCGCAGAGGCCATCCGATTTTAAGAACGAAAGGGAAGAGAAAAAGGGGGGCTTTTGTCCCTTTTGCTACGGCAACGAACACGTTACGCCTCCGGAAGTGCTCGCTTATCGACCGGGAGGCGGACTGGCAAACAAGTCCGGCTGGAGCTTACGCGTTGTCCCCAACAAATTCCCGGCCCTTATGATAGAAGGTTCCGCCAATAAAAAGGGCGACGGCGTCTATGACATGATGAACGGTATCGGCGCACATGAAGTCATTGTCGAGTCTCCGGACCATAATTTGAACCTTGCGAACCTTGGGGAACAGCAGTTCGAGGATGTTTTCTGGGCGTTCCGCGACCGCATACTCGACCTTAAGAAGGACAAGCGTTTCCGTTACGTGCTCGTGTTCAAAAATCACGGCCTTCGCGCAGGTGCCAGCCTTGAACATTCACACTGTCAGCTCATCGCCCTTCCCATTCTTCCAAAGACGGTCATAGAAGAACTGAGCGGAGCGAACGATTACTATTCATATAAAGAACGATGCCTCTACTGCGATATCATCACCCAGGAGATAGAGGACCAGAAACGCGTGGTGCTCGAGAACGAAGATTTCATAGCCCTTTGTCCTTTCGCGCCGCGTTTCCCGTTCGAGGTCTGGGTAATGCCAAAGAAACATACCGCCTACTTCTCGGAATCAACGAAACATGAGATCCACAACCTTTCCCAGATAATGCAAAGGACGCTCAAAAAGCTCGAAAAGGCGCTGAACGACCCCCCGTACAACTTCATGCTCCACACAGCGCCTCTGGCAATGCATAATCCGGAAGTATATCACTGGCATATCGAAATAACCCCAAGGCTTACGCGCATGGCAGGTTTCGAACGCGGAAGCGGATTCTATATCAACCCCACTTCGCCGGAGATCTCGGCGCAGTTCTTAAGAGAGGTGGACACTTAACAAGGCTACCAGCAAAGTTTCAGGCCAGCAATGCCGGCAAAGTCAGATTCTTCCGCTTTGCTTGCCTTGCTGGCTTTGCTTGCCTTGCTGGCAGATCAACATATGAACATAATCCAAATAGTTTCCGAAGCGGTCCCTTTTTGCAAAACCGGCGGCATGGCGGATGTTGCGGGAGCCCTGCCGCTCGCCCTGGCGGAGAAAGGACACAAGCTTTCCGTCATCCTCCCCTATTACACCTCCAAAATTTCGCCCAAGAAACATAAGATAAAAGATGCCGAAGAAAAGATCAGAGTGACCGTTGGCAACAAGGAGATAGAAGGCGAGCTCTTTACCTGCAAGATGGCGCACAATGTGACCGCCTATCTCATCAAGAACGAGCAGTTTTTCGGACGTTCGGAGCTGTATCAGACGGCAGAGGGGGATTATCCCGATAACGCCGAGCGTTTTATTTTCTTCTCGCGCGCCGCCCTTTCTGTGGCGTCCCAGCTTCAACCGGACATCATCCACCTGCACGACTGGCAGGCATCGATGGCGGCAGTCTATATGAAGAGCATTTACAAGACCCACAAGGCGTTGGCAAAGGCGAAGGTCCTTTTAACGATACACAACTTGGGCTACCAGGGACTCTTCCCGCATACCGCAATGCCTTTAACAGGCCTGCCATGGGATTTTTTCACCTTCGACAAGCTCGAGTTCTATGGCAAGATGAACTTTCTTAAGGGCGGCATAGCTTTTGCCGATGTCATAAACACGGTCAGCAAGAAATATGCCGAAGAGATATTAACGCCTGGATTTGGCTGCGGACTTGAAGGCGCTCTTAGCTACCGCAAGAACGTTCTTTACGGTATTATCAACGGCATCGATTACACCGAATGGAACCCGGC from Deltaproteobacteria bacterium CG11_big_fil_rev_8_21_14_0_20_49_13 harbors:
- a CDS encoding glycogen synthase GlgA yields the protein MPAKSDSSALLALLALLALLADQHMNIIQIVSEAVPFCKTGGMADVAGALPLALAEKGHKLSVILPYYTSKISPKKHKIKDAEEKIRVTVGNKEIEGELFTCKMAHNVTAYLIKNEQFFGRSELYQTAEGDYPDNAERFIFFSRAALSVASQLQPDIIHLHDWQASMAAVYMKSIYKTHKALAKAKVLLTIHNLGYQGLFPHTAMPLTGLPWDFFTFDKLEFYGKMNFLKGGIAFADVINTVSKKYAEEILTPGFGCGLEGALSYRKNVLYGIINGIDYTEWNPAADPLIPAKFDPKSQGGKADCKRVVQEAYKLPIRADVPIIGLISRLTSQKGFDLIEAAMPELMKEDVQLVILGTGEKKYHEMLLQVVKDYPKKMGVRIAFDNTLAHQIEAGSDMFLMPSRYEPCGLNQLISLKYGTIPIVRATGGLDDTIKNRENGFKFTDYTHQAMLASIHEALEAYKNKPAWNKLIQTAFADDFSWKASAGEYLELYNKMRRG
- the galT gene encoding galactose-1-phosphate uridylyltransferase, with protein sequence MPELRKDPIVGRWVIISTERAQRPSDFKNEREEKKGGFCPFCYGNEHVTPPEVLAYRPGGGLANKSGWSLRVVPNKFPALMIEGSANKKGDGVYDMMNGIGAHEVIVESPDHNLNLANLGEQQFEDVFWAFRDRILDLKKDKRFRYVLVFKNHGLRAGASLEHSHCQLIALPILPKTVIEELSGANDYYSYKERCLYCDIITQEIEDQKRVVLENEDFIALCPFAPRFPFEVWVMPKKHTAYFSESTKHEIHNLSQIMQRTLKKLEKALNDPPYNFMLHTAPLAMHNPEVYHWHIEITPRLTRMAGFERGSGFYINPTSPEISAQFLREVDT